In one window of Pristiophorus japonicus isolate sPriJap1 chromosome 9, sPriJap1.hap1, whole genome shotgun sequence DNA:
- the LOC139273016 gene encoding protein CEBPZOS-like isoform X2 — protein sequence MAPKTMEPFAKRLFKGVIFLEVAGVAGAYWLFHRMNASQEFRYTVNRRFPSILEVYYKSNEWAGIYGIREQDQETWSSRHNQ from the exons ATGGCACCTAAAACTATGGAACCATTTGCCAAACGGCTCTTTAAGGGAGTTATATTCTTGGAGGTTGCAGGAGTAGCAGGAGCATACTGGCTGTTTCATAGAATGAATGCCAGCCAAG AGTTCAGATATACAGTAAACAGAAGGTTTCCCTCCATTTTGGAAG TTTATTATAAATCCAATGAGTGGGCAGGAATTTATGGAATCCGAGAACAGGATCAGGAAACCTGGTCTAGCAGACATAATCAGTAA
- the LOC139273016 gene encoding protein CEBPZOS-like isoform X1 gives MWAQAGLQGPGVRMAPKTMEPFAKRLFKGVIFLEVAGVAGAYWLFHRMNASQEFRYTVNRRFPSILEVYYKSNEWAGIYGIREQDQETWSSRHNQ, from the exons ATGTGGGCACAGGCCGGGCTCCAAGGGCCCGGTGTCAG AATGGCACCTAAAACTATGGAACCATTTGCCAAACGGCTCTTTAAGGGAGTTATATTCTTGGAGGTTGCAGGAGTAGCAGGAGCATACTGGCTGTTTCATAGAATGAATGCCAGCCAAG AGTTCAGATATACAGTAAACAGAAGGTTTCCCTCCATTTTGGAAG TTTATTATAAATCCAATGAGTGGGCAGGAATTTATGGAATCCGAGAACAGGATCAGGAAACCTGGTCTAGCAGACATAATCAGTAA